Proteins from one Ammospiza nelsoni isolate bAmmNel1 chromosome 18, bAmmNel1.pri, whole genome shotgun sequence genomic window:
- the FICD gene encoding protein adenylyltransferase FICD translates to MNLVAMATDPELQCVSLWLRVRWAAVLVLLLSSLVMLLLPLDNQCQAVLKGLSLLRNRLGSSSGISRIMGQSTELSVTSRGLELLVLKGKASPEVKLEARAALNQALEMKRQGKREKAHKLFLYALKMDPDYVDALNEFGIFSEEDKDILQADYLYSKALTISPHNEKALSNRGRTLPLVEEIDQRYFSIIDSKVKKVMAIPKGNSALRRVMEESYYHHIYHTVAIEGNTLSLSEIRHIIETRYAVPGKSLAEQNEVLGMHAALKFVNTTLVSRIGSVTSRDILDIHRRVLGYADPVEAGRFRATQVFVGHHIPPHPQDVEKQMEEFVQWMNSEDASSLHPVEFAALAHYKLVYIHPFVDGNGRTSRLLMNLILMQAGYPPITIRKEQRAEYYHVLEVANEGDVRPFIRFIAKCAETTLDMLLIATTEYSVGLPEAGSKQTIPVKT, encoded by the exons ATGAACCTCGTGGCGATGGCGACCGACCCCGAGCTGCAGTGCGTGTCCCTGTGGCTCCGTGTGCGCTGGGCGGccgtgctggtgctgctgctgagctccctggtgatgctgctgctgccgctggacaaccagtgccaggctgtgctcaaggggctgtccctgctgaggaACAGGCTGGGCTCCTCCTCGGGGATCAGCAGGATCATGGGACAGAGCACCGAGCTGAGCGTCACCTCCCgcgggctggagctgctggtgctgaagGGAAAAGCATCCCCAG AGGTGAAGCTGgaagccagagcagctctgaatcAAGCCCTGGAGATGAAGCGCCAAGGGAAGCGGGAGAAGGCTCACAAACTCTTCCTGTACGCCCTCAAAATGGACCCGGACTACGTGGATGCCCTCAACGAGTTTGGGATCTTTTCAGAGGAGGACAAGGACATCCTGCAGGCTGACTACCTGTACTCCAAAGCTCTGACCATCTCCCCCCACAACGAGAAGGCTCTGAGCAACCGCGGCCGGACGCTGCCCTTGGTGGAGGAGATCGACCAGAGGTATTTCAGCATCATCGACAGCAAGGTCAAGAAGGTGATGGCCATTCCCAAGGGGAATTCTGCCCTGCGCAGGGTGATGGAGGAATCCTACTACCACCACATCTACCACACGGTGGCCATCGAGGGGAACACGCTATCGCTGTCCGAGATCCGGCACATCATCGAGACCAG GTACGCCGTTCCCGGGAAGAGCCTGGCGGAGCAGAACGAGGTGCTGGGCATGCACGCCGCCCTCAAGTTCGTCAACACCACGCTGGTGTCGCGCATCGGCTCCGTCACCAGCAGGGACATCCTGGACATCCACCGGCGCGTGCTGGGCTACGCCGACCCCGTGGAGGCCGGGCGCTTCCGCGCCACGCAGGTCTTCGTGGGCCACCACATCCCGCCGCACCCGCAGGACGTGGAGAAGCAGATGGAGGAGTTCGTGCAGTGGATGAACTCGGAGGACGCCAGCAGCCTGCACCCCGTGGAGTTCGCGGCGCTGGCGCACTACAAGCTGGTTTACATCCACCCCTTCGTGGACGGCAACGGCCGCACGTCGCGGCTGCTGATGAACCTGATCCTGATGCAGGCGGGGTACCCGCCCATCACCATCCGCAAGGAGCAGCGGGCTGAGTATTACCACGTGCTGGAGGTGGCCAACGAGGGCGACGTGCGCCCCTTCATCCGCTTCATCGCCAAGTGCGCCGAGACCACGCTGGACATGCTGCTCATCGCCACCACCGAGTACTCCGTGGGACTGCCCGAGGCCGGCTCCAAACAAACCATCCCCGTCAAGACTTGA
- the SART3 gene encoding squamous cell carcinoma antigen recognized by T-cells 3 isoform X2 produces the protein MAAAGAEAAAEEEKRLPEGDPESGGDSDDEGDSDSSGDGEDEEKENEAEIQRLEEQLSINAFDYNCHLDLIKLLRQEGELVKLRRARQKMSELFPLTEGPEIWLEYAQYSIGGIGQEGGIERVRSIFERALTAVGLHVTKGTALWEAYREFENAILETAQPAPGSIPSPEQQQVLCSQLEKIHTLFRRQLGIPLLDMEASYAEYEEWSEEPIPETTVKNYKKALQQLEKCKPYEEALLGAETPKLAEYQAYIDFEMKAGDPARIQLIYERALAENCLVPDLWARYNQYLDRQLKVKELVLSAHDRAVRNCPWTVGLWIRYLLAMERHRVEHSIISEMFEKALNAGFIQATDYVEIWQAYLDYLRRRVDFTQDSSKELEELRSAFARAVEYLKQEVEERFSESGDPSCTIMQNWARVEARLCNNMQKARELWDNIMTKGNAKYANMWLEYYNLERAHGDTQHCRKALHRAVQCTSDYPEHVCEVLLTLERIEGTLEDWDAAVQKTENRLARVNEQRAKAAEKEAALAKQEEERAEQRKQARAEKKASKKAKKNRAGDKRKADEDDEGEWGQEEELPSKRHRAEGDGVLPEEDMEVETGLFGRSEKPDGPAAPKEKASTSRKDIPKVFHDSSKDKVTVFVSNLSYTMAEPEAKLRELFGSCGEVVEVRAVFNNKGTFRGYCYVQFREEEAARQALGLDRTAVEGRPMFVSPCVDKNKNPDFKVFRYSTTLEKHKLFISGLPFSCTKEELEEVCKAHGNVKDIRLVTNRAGKPKGLAYVEYENEAQASQAVLKMDGLTVKDHVIKVMISNPPLRKLPERPDPSKASLALPRQIYGARGKGRTQLSMMPRALQRQSNPVAKAENGMVQNSPAASSEPPAEPKKMSNADFAKMLLKK, from the exons atggcggcggcgggagctGAGGCGGCGGCCGAGGAGGAGAAGCGCCTGCCAGAGGGAGACCCCGAGTCGGGCGGCGACTCGGACGATGAGGGCGATTCAGACTCGTCTGGGGACGGCGAGGATGAGGAGAAGGAGAACGAGGCCGAGATCCAGCggctggaggagcag ctctcCATCAATGCTTTTGATTACAACTGTCACTTGGATCTGATCAAGCTGCTCCggcaggagggagagctggTGAAGCTCCGCAGAGCTCGGCAGAAGATGAGCGAGCTCTTCCCCCTCACTGAAG GTCCTGAAATTTGGCTGGAATATGCCCAGTATTCCATAGGGGGCAttgggcaggagggaggcaTCGAGAGGGTCCGGTCCATCTTCGAGCGGGCCCTGACGGCCGTGGGGCTGCACGTCACCAAGGGCACGGCCCTGTGGGAAGCCTACAGGGAGTTTGAGAATGCCATCCTGGAAACAGCACAG ccagctcctggcagcattCCATCCccggagcagcagcaggtgctgtgcAGCCAGCTCGAGAAGATCCACACGCTCTTTCGGCGCCAGCTGGGGATCCCTCTGCTGG ACATGGAGGCTTCATATGCTGAATATGAGGAGTGGTCAGAAGAGCCCATTCCAGAAACAACAGTAAAGAACTACAAaaaagctctgcagcagctggagaagtgTAAACCCTACGAGGAGGCACTG CTGGGTGCTGAAACCCCAAAGCTGGCAGAATACCAAGCTTACATTgattttgaaatgaaagcaggTGACCCAGCTCGGATTCAGTTGATCTATGAGAGAGCTTTGGCTGAGAACTGCCTTGTCCCAGACCTCTGGGCACGCTACAACCAGTATTTG GACAGGCAGCTGAAGGTGAAGGAATTGGTTTTATCCGCTCACGACCGCGCTGTCAGGAACTGCCCCTGGACTGTTGGGCTGTGGATTCGGTACCTGCTGGCCATGGAGAGGCACAGGGTTGAGCACAGCATCATTTCTG aaatgtttgAAAAAGCTCTGAATGCAGGTTTTATTCAAGCAACAGATTATGTAGAGATCTGGCAGGCCTACCTGGATTACCTGAGGAGAAGAGTGGATTTTACACAAG actCCAGtaaggagctggaggagctgcgcTCTGCGTTTGCACGAGCTGTGGAGTACTTGAAACAAGAAGTAGAAGAAA GGTTCAGTGAAAGTGGAGATCCATCCTGCACCATCATGCAGAACTGGGCAAGAGTTGAG GCCCGCTTGTGTAACAACATGCAGAAAgccagggagctctgggacaaCATCATGACTAAAGGAAATGCCAAATATGCCAATATGTGGCTGGAATATTACAACCTGGAAAG ggctcatggggacacccagcactgcaggaaggctctgcacagggcagtgCAGTGCACCAGTGACTACCCCGAGCACGTCTGCGAGGTGCTGCTCACCCTGGAGAGGATAGAAG GAACACTGGAAGACTGGGATGCAGCTGTTCAGAAAACCGAGAACAGATTGGCTCGAGTGAATGAACAAAGAGCAAAG GCTGCTGAGAAAGAAGCTGCTCTGgcaaagcaggaggaggagagagctgAGCAGAGAAAGCAAGCAAGGGCAGAGAAGAAGGCTtccaaaaaagccaaaaaaaacagagctggggacaaGCGCAAAGCAGACGAGGATGACGAGGGTGAATGGGGACAAGaagaag AgctgcccagcaagaggcacagggcagagggTGATGGAGTGCTCCCTGAAGAGGACATGGAAGTGGAGACTGGGCTCTTTGGGAGGAGTGAGAAGCCCGATGGCCCCGCAGCCCCGAAGGAAAAGGCGTCCACCAGCCGCAAGGACATCCCCAAAGTGTTCCACGACAGCAGCAAGGACAAAGTCACTGTGTTTGTCAGCAACCTCTCCTACACCATGGCAGAGCCCGAAGCCAAGCTGAGGGAGCTctttgggagctgtggggaggtCGTGGAGGTCCGAGCAGTGTTCAACAACAAGGGCACCTTCCGGGGCTACTGCTACGTGCAGTtcagggaggaggaggcggcTCGGCAGGCCCTGGGCTTGGACCGCACGGCCGTGGAGGGCAGGCCCATGTTTGTGTCCCCTTGTGTTGACAAGAACAAGAATCCTGACTTTAAG GTGTTCAGGTACAGCACTACCCTGGAGAAACATAAACTCTTTATATCTGGTTTGCCATTTTCGTGCACtaaggaggagctggaggaggtgTGTAAAGCCCATGGGAATGTGAAGGACATTCGACTGGTCACCAACAGAGCTGGCAAACCCAAG GGCCTGGCTTATGTGGAATATGAGAATGAAGCCCAGGCCTCTCAGGCTGTGCTCAAGATGGATGGGCTGACAGTGAAGGACCACGTCATCAAGGTGATGATCAGCAACCCCCCTCTGCGGAAGCTTCCGGAACGGCCTGACCCCAGCAAGGCCTCCCTGGCGCTACCGCGGCAGATCTACGGAGC gcgagggaagggcaggacacagctctCCATGATGCCCCGGGCGCTGCAGCGTCAGAGCAACCCCGTGGCCAAGGCTGAGAATGGGATGGTCCAGAACTCACCAGCAGCGTCCTCTGAGCCCCCTGCAGAGCCTAAAAAGATGTCCAATGCTGATTTTGCCAAGATGCTCCTGAAGAAGTGA
- the SART3 gene encoding squamous cell carcinoma antigen recognized by T-cells 3 isoform X1 gives MAAAGAEAAAEEEKRLPEGDPESGGDSDDEGDSDSSGDGEDEEKENEAEIQRLEEQLSINAFDYNCHLDLIKLLRQEGELVKLRRARQKMSELFPLTEEIWLDWLKDEIKMASEISEREKVYELFERAVKDYICPEIWLEYAQYSIGGIGQEGGIERVRSIFERALTAVGLHVTKGTALWEAYREFENAILETAQPAPGSIPSPEQQQVLCSQLEKIHTLFRRQLGIPLLDMEASYAEYEEWSEEPIPETTVKNYKKALQQLEKCKPYEEALLGAETPKLAEYQAYIDFEMKAGDPARIQLIYERALAENCLVPDLWARYNQYLDRQLKVKELVLSAHDRAVRNCPWTVGLWIRYLLAMERHRVEHSIISEMFEKALNAGFIQATDYVEIWQAYLDYLRRRVDFTQDSSKELEELRSAFARAVEYLKQEVEERFSESGDPSCTIMQNWARVEARLCNNMQKARELWDNIMTKGNAKYANMWLEYYNLERAHGDTQHCRKALHRAVQCTSDYPEHVCEVLLTLERIEGTLEDWDAAVQKTENRLARVNEQRAKAAEKEAALAKQEEERAEQRKQARAEKKASKKAKKNRAGDKRKADEDDEGEWGQEEELPSKRHRAEGDGVLPEEDMEVETGLFGRSEKPDGPAAPKEKASTSRKDIPKVFHDSSKDKVTVFVSNLSYTMAEPEAKLRELFGSCGEVVEVRAVFNNKGTFRGYCYVQFREEEAARQALGLDRTAVEGRPMFVSPCVDKNKNPDFKVFRYSTTLEKHKLFISGLPFSCTKEELEEVCKAHGNVKDIRLVTNRAGKPKGLAYVEYENEAQASQAVLKMDGLTVKDHVIKVMISNPPLRKLPERPDPSKASLALPRQIYGARGKGRTQLSMMPRALQRQSNPVAKAENGMVQNSPAASSEPPAEPKKMSNADFAKMLLKK, from the exons atggcggcggcgggagctGAGGCGGCGGCCGAGGAGGAGAAGCGCCTGCCAGAGGGAGACCCCGAGTCGGGCGGCGACTCGGACGATGAGGGCGATTCAGACTCGTCTGGGGACGGCGAGGATGAGGAGAAGGAGAACGAGGCCGAGATCCAGCggctggaggagcag ctctcCATCAATGCTTTTGATTACAACTGTCACTTGGATCTGATCAAGCTGCTCCggcaggagggagagctggTGAAGCTCCGCAGAGCTCGGCAGAAGATGAGCGAGCTCTTCCCCCTCACTGAAG AAATCTGGCTGGACTGGTTGAAGGATGAGATAAAAATGGCCTCAGAGATCTCTGAGAGAGAGAAGGTTTATGAGCTGTTTGAAAGAGCTGTCAAAGATTACATCT GTCCTGAAATTTGGCTGGAATATGCCCAGTATTCCATAGGGGGCAttgggcaggagggaggcaTCGAGAGGGTCCGGTCCATCTTCGAGCGGGCCCTGACGGCCGTGGGGCTGCACGTCACCAAGGGCACGGCCCTGTGGGAAGCCTACAGGGAGTTTGAGAATGCCATCCTGGAAACAGCACAG ccagctcctggcagcattCCATCCccggagcagcagcaggtgctgtgcAGCCAGCTCGAGAAGATCCACACGCTCTTTCGGCGCCAGCTGGGGATCCCTCTGCTGG ACATGGAGGCTTCATATGCTGAATATGAGGAGTGGTCAGAAGAGCCCATTCCAGAAACAACAGTAAAGAACTACAAaaaagctctgcagcagctggagaagtgTAAACCCTACGAGGAGGCACTG CTGGGTGCTGAAACCCCAAAGCTGGCAGAATACCAAGCTTACATTgattttgaaatgaaagcaggTGACCCAGCTCGGATTCAGTTGATCTATGAGAGAGCTTTGGCTGAGAACTGCCTTGTCCCAGACCTCTGGGCACGCTACAACCAGTATTTG GACAGGCAGCTGAAGGTGAAGGAATTGGTTTTATCCGCTCACGACCGCGCTGTCAGGAACTGCCCCTGGACTGTTGGGCTGTGGATTCGGTACCTGCTGGCCATGGAGAGGCACAGGGTTGAGCACAGCATCATTTCTG aaatgtttgAAAAAGCTCTGAATGCAGGTTTTATTCAAGCAACAGATTATGTAGAGATCTGGCAGGCCTACCTGGATTACCTGAGGAGAAGAGTGGATTTTACACAAG actCCAGtaaggagctggaggagctgcgcTCTGCGTTTGCACGAGCTGTGGAGTACTTGAAACAAGAAGTAGAAGAAA GGTTCAGTGAAAGTGGAGATCCATCCTGCACCATCATGCAGAACTGGGCAAGAGTTGAG GCCCGCTTGTGTAACAACATGCAGAAAgccagggagctctgggacaaCATCATGACTAAAGGAAATGCCAAATATGCCAATATGTGGCTGGAATATTACAACCTGGAAAG ggctcatggggacacccagcactgcaggaaggctctgcacagggcagtgCAGTGCACCAGTGACTACCCCGAGCACGTCTGCGAGGTGCTGCTCACCCTGGAGAGGATAGAAG GAACACTGGAAGACTGGGATGCAGCTGTTCAGAAAACCGAGAACAGATTGGCTCGAGTGAATGAACAAAGAGCAAAG GCTGCTGAGAAAGAAGCTGCTCTGgcaaagcaggaggaggagagagctgAGCAGAGAAAGCAAGCAAGGGCAGAGAAGAAGGCTtccaaaaaagccaaaaaaaacagagctggggacaaGCGCAAAGCAGACGAGGATGACGAGGGTGAATGGGGACAAGaagaag AgctgcccagcaagaggcacagggcagagggTGATGGAGTGCTCCCTGAAGAGGACATGGAAGTGGAGACTGGGCTCTTTGGGAGGAGTGAGAAGCCCGATGGCCCCGCAGCCCCGAAGGAAAAGGCGTCCACCAGCCGCAAGGACATCCCCAAAGTGTTCCACGACAGCAGCAAGGACAAAGTCACTGTGTTTGTCAGCAACCTCTCCTACACCATGGCAGAGCCCGAAGCCAAGCTGAGGGAGCTctttgggagctgtggggaggtCGTGGAGGTCCGAGCAGTGTTCAACAACAAGGGCACCTTCCGGGGCTACTGCTACGTGCAGTtcagggaggaggaggcggcTCGGCAGGCCCTGGGCTTGGACCGCACGGCCGTGGAGGGCAGGCCCATGTTTGTGTCCCCTTGTGTTGACAAGAACAAGAATCCTGACTTTAAG GTGTTCAGGTACAGCACTACCCTGGAGAAACATAAACTCTTTATATCTGGTTTGCCATTTTCGTGCACtaaggaggagctggaggaggtgTGTAAAGCCCATGGGAATGTGAAGGACATTCGACTGGTCACCAACAGAGCTGGCAAACCCAAG GGCCTGGCTTATGTGGAATATGAGAATGAAGCCCAGGCCTCTCAGGCTGTGCTCAAGATGGATGGGCTGACAGTGAAGGACCACGTCATCAAGGTGATGATCAGCAACCCCCCTCTGCGGAAGCTTCCGGAACGGCCTGACCCCAGCAAGGCCTCCCTGGCGCTACCGCGGCAGATCTACGGAGC gcgagggaagggcaggacacagctctCCATGATGCCCCGGGCGCTGCAGCGTCAGAGCAACCCCGTGGCCAAGGCTGAGAATGGGATGGTCCAGAACTCACCAGCAGCGTCCTCTGAGCCCCCTGCAGAGCCTAAAAAGATGTCCAATGCTGATTTTGCCAAGATGCTCCTGAAGAAGTGA
- the ISCU gene encoding iron-sulfur cluster assembly enzyme ISCU, whose translation MAALRAAGAALLRPRAGPAPAVLGYHKKVVDHYENPRNVGSLDRNSKNVGTGLVGAPACGDVMKLQVEVDENGKIVDARFKTFGCGSAIASSSLATEWVKGKTVDEALKIKNTDIAKELCLPPVKLHCSMLAEDAIKAALADYKLKQDPNRESNKESDKTADNA comes from the exons ATGGCGGCGCTgagggcggcgggggcggcgctgctgcggccccgggccgggccggccccggcTGTGCTGGGCTACCACAAGAAG GTGGTGGATCACTACGAGAACCCGCGCAATGTCGGCTCCCTCGACCGCAATTCCAAGAACGTGGGCACCGGCCTGGTGGGCGCCCCGGCCTGCGGCGACGTCATGAAGCTGCAG GTGGAAGTGGATGAGAACGGCAAGATCGTGGACGCTCGCTTCAAAACGTTCGGCTGCGGCTCAGCCATCGCCTCCAGCTCGCTGGCCACGGAGTGGGTCAAAGGGAAAACG GTTGATGAAGCGCTGAAAATCAAGAACACAGATATTGCCAAGGAACTCTGCCTTCCCCCTGTCAAACTGCATTGCTCCA TGCTGGCTGAAGACGCCATCAAGGCTGCCTTGGCTGATTACAAACTGAAGCAGGATCCAAACAGAGAATCCAACAAAGAATCCGACAAAACAGCCGACAATGCCTGA
- the TMEM119 gene encoding transmembrane protein 119 translates to MGSAMGTWLLLLALLVAAPAEAAAPRHRPVLPDTAGSGDGDEASATLPAQPVTPRISPTVGAAPGTTVTNSSAPGVLDGLVDFFKEYLLLVVVVGSLSFVLLFIICAAVIVRQKHKASAYYPSSFPKKKYVDERDKSGGARDFSEVPDKAPEAGAEEPLDGGRQLQADILAAAQNLKSPHKAPLANGAQGEQNAPQEEEEKKEEEEEGKKLGDEQPKPHAQNAGTEEAASAGSKDGGCSPDACQDGSQAPSGI, encoded by the coding sequence ATGGGCTCAGCCATGGGCACGTGGTTGCTGCTCTTGGCGCTGCTGGTGGCAGCCCCGGCAgaggcggcggcgccgcggcACCGCCCGGTGCTGCCGGACACGGCGGGCAGCGGGGACGGGGACGAGGCCTCAGCCACGCTGCCCGCCCAGCCCGTGACCCCCCGCATCAGCCCCACCGTGGGGGCGGCACCGGGGACCACCGTGACCAACAGCTCGGCGCCGGGCGTGCTGGACGGGCTGGTGGACTTCTTCAAGGAGtacctgctgctggtggtggtggtgggctCGCTGTCCTTCGTCCTCCTCTTCATCATCTGCGCCGCCGTCATCGTCCGGCAGAAGCACAAGGCCTCTGCCTACTatccctcctcctttcccaagAAGAAATACGTGGATGAGCGGGACAAGTCGGGGGGAGCGCGGGACTTCAGCGAGGTGCCCGACAAAGCCCCCGAGGCCGGCGCGGAGGAGCCGCTGGACGGCGGCCGCCAGCTCCAGGCCGAcatcctggctgctgcccagaacCTCAAATCCCCCCACAAGGCACCGCTGGCCAACGGAGCCCAGGGCGAGCAGAATGCCcctcaggaggaggaggagaagaaggaggaagaggaggaaggaaagaagttgGGGGATGAGCAACCCAAGCCCCATGCCCAAAATGCGGGCACAGAGGAAGCGGCGAGCGCAGGAAGCAAGGATGGAGGATGCAGCCCTGATGCCTGCCAGGATGGCTCCCAGGCTCCATCTGGAATCTGA
- the SELPLG gene encoding P-selectin glycoprotein ligand 1 produces MAPGRALLVLLVLSPLWACGAELLEPGLPWGGQWVWGEAKPLPLSRGKRGDSGQEPGATAMISSDTGDGVSVPPPAPGTKASLLLVPTTADPMDDDSPEPELLLSSAAPVPSTNSSLLQVLAVPTTAEPMDETDSPAPDLLEDSVAPTATSASTSLPRVPTTADPVDETDPPDPDLLLSTAPPPVPSTEASRALVVPTTADPMDETDSPAPDLLPDSEPGTPSAAQKSIPTTTPGWLTALIEEDTVTDGLDSDSSTGPRSTAPPAFVLTSTGYGKPKKSGAPPASTLAATWDTTPVGTAVPWEPSGAMSKCLLAILLLGLVAAAFLVSTGVLGTLLWRRARTAERRFSPTEMVCISSLLPDAEAAAGPRPVPARRHKLLLPDGSSEPDGDNLTLSSFLPEHS; encoded by the coding sequence AtggcgccgggccgggccctgctggtgctgctggtgctgagccccCTGTGGGcgtgtggggctgagctgctggagccagggctgccctggggcgGGCAGTGGGTCTGGGGGGAGGCCaagcccctgcccctctcccgtGGCAAGAGGGGTGACAGTGGGCAGGAGCCCGGTGCCACCGCCATGATCAGCAGTGACACAGGCGATGGTGTCTCTGTGCCACCGCCAGCACCTGGCACCAAGGCCAGCCTGCTCCTGGTGCCAACCACAGCCGATCCCATGGATGATGATTCCCccgagcctgagctgctcctgagctctgcagcaccagtgcccagcaccaaCTCCAGCCTGCTCCAGGTGCTTGCAGTGCCCACCACAGCCGAGCCTATGGATGAGACAGATTCCCCTGCTCCTGACTTACTGGAGGACTCTGTGGCACCAACAGCGACCAGTGCCAGCACCAGTCTGCCCCGGGTGCCCACCACAGCTGATCCCGTGGATGAGACAGATCCCCCTGATCCCGACCTGCTCCTGAGCACTGCCCCacccccagtgcccagcactgagGCCAGCCGGGCACTCGTGGTGCCCACCACAGCTGATCCCATGGATGAGACTGATTCCCCTGCTCCCGATCTGCTGCCAGACTCAGAGCCTGGCACACCATCAGCAGCCCAAAAGAGCatccccaccaccacccccgGCTGGCTCACGGCACTCATCGAGGAGGACACAGTGACTGATGGCCTGGACAGCGACTCCTCCACAGGGCCACGCTCAACAGCCCCCCCAGCCTTTGTCCTCACCAGCACGGGCTACGGGAAACCCAAGAAATCCGGAGCTCCGCCTGCATCGACCCTCGCGGCCACCTGGGACACGACGCCGGTGGGCACCGCGGTGCCCTGGGAGCCCAGCGGGGCGATGAGCAAGTGCCTGCTGgccatcctgctgctggggctggtggccGCCGCCTTCCTGGTGAGCACGGGCGTGCTGGGGACGCTGCTGTGGCGGCGGGCGCGGACGGCGGAGCGCCGCTTCAGCCCCACAGAGATGGTTTGCATCTCCTCGCTGCTGCCCGACGCCGAGGCGGCCGCGGGCCCCCGTCCTGTCCCAGCCCGGAGgcacaagctgctgctgcccgaCGGCAGCTCCGAGCCCGATGGAGACAACCTGACTCTCAGCAGCTTCCTGCCGGAGCACTCCTGA